DNA sequence from the Gemmatimonas sp. UBA7669 genome:
ATGGGATGCTCCGGAATTGAGAAGTAGATATCAAGAACTTACTATCAACATGCGCCGACGAAAGCCCCAATCGGTTCCGGACTGAAATCAGGCGGCCGAGACGCTCCGGCCCACCCGATTGGCCAGTGCAGCCACCACCCCCCAGGCCACACAGGCCCCCACCACCGTATCGCTCAGGAAATGCGCCCCTGCCAGCACCCGCGTTGTCGCACAGCCGGTGGCCAGGCTGTACCAAATCCAGCGCGTTCGCGGAAACAGCCGGGCCATGGCAAAGGCGCCTCCGAAGGCCACCATCACGTGGGAGCTGGGCAGGCCCATGCCGCGATTGGACAACGGGCCGTCGGAAAATGCCCGGAACGCGTACCCGAAGACTTCCGCGTCAGGTCGCAGGCGACGGAACAGCAGCTTGAGCACCTCGGCCGCCGCGCCGCTGAGTGCCGGGCCAAGAAACAGCAGGAGCGCCGGCTTTCGCACTTTGATATGGGCGGCGCCGTGAAGCCTGAGGGCGAGCGCCCCGAAGAGCCAAGTGGGCAGAAAGCCCTGAATGCGCAGCAGGCGACCCAGGTCGCCGTCATAGATATTGGGCTTGCGCAGGTACTCCCAGGCCAGCGGGTCGAGCAGATGCGCGAGGACCACCGCGGCCGCCGAAATCAGGAGCCACTGGCGCCACGCGGGGCCAACATTGGAGGCCATGTCGGCCGTCGGTCGGGACTCATCGTACGCTGGCATGCGCGCAATCAATCGGGTGCCCGCGGCGGCCGCCACCACCACCGGCACGTGCCCTCTGTTCACGCCGATGGGGCTTGTCCCCATTGGGCGCCCCCACCCCGCATGACATATTGAGACCATGGAACGGAATACCCGACAGCGCGATGCCATCCGCCAGGTGTTCGAGGCCGTGCCCCGCCCGCTCGGGCCGGCGGAGGTCCTCGACTATGGCCGCAAGCATGTATCCAAGCTGGGCATCGCCACGGTCTATCGCACCATCAACTCGCTGGTCGAAAGTGGCTGGCTGGTGCCAGTTGAACTGCCCGGTGAGGCGCCGCGCTACGAGCGTTCGGGGTCGGCGCATCATCATCATTTCCGCTGCCGGGACTGCACGCGGGTCTTCGAGATTCATGGCTGCCCTGGCGACCTGCGCGAACTGACGCCGGCAGGTTTCCAACTCGAATCCCACGAGGTCGTGCTGTACGGCCTGTGCGCGCGCTGCGCCGCGGCGTGAGCGGCGTTGGTCCTGCCAGCCGGACTCTGACTCGCCGCGCTGGTTTCGCACTCGCCTCCCTGCTGTTGGTGGCCGC
Encoded proteins:
- a CDS encoding phosphatase PAP2 family protein; protein product: MASNVGPAWRQWLLISAAAVVLAHLLDPLAWEYLRKPNIYDGDLGRLLRIQGFLPTWLFGALALRLHGAAHIKVRKPALLLFLGPALSGAAAEVLKLLFRRLRPDAEVFGYAFRAFSDGPLSNRGMGLPSSHVMVAFGGAFAMARLFPRTRWIWYSLATGCATTRVLAGAHFLSDTVVGACVAWGVVAALANRVGRSVSAA
- a CDS encoding Fur family transcriptional regulator; the protein is MERNTRQRDAIRQVFEAVPRPLGPAEVLDYGRKHVSKLGIATVYRTINSLVESGWLVPVELPGEAPRYERSGSAHHHHFRCRDCTRVFEIHGCPGDLRELTPAGFQLESHEVVLYGLCARCAAA